From the genome of Bactrocera oleae isolate idBacOlea1 chromosome 2, idBacOlea1, whole genome shotgun sequence, one region includes:
- the LOC106614331 gene encoding uncharacterized protein CG45076 yields MRSIIFTLILLNCNFFIAQSFDNNRIQEQHRKMKRMLPRLYAQYSEDSGGEQEGGANRSEGECKQSPMMAGNAKQKATSIAQKAAQEAKAASEAQQAAGEAAALQVKGQLAEKAMQAAKAAEAALAGKQQIVQQLQQEVREAEAVVQEESSSLQNAQQNVNAAVSSAQQAQSQLKTLTKAVQTAQANVGNAEQAATGAQQEFAEKTQLVEAAKMRVEQLLRQLSSARQDFNKTKDAAMKAAAAAHEAKVNASPTGRCRRMMRVPRKRRLAVPPQTKQ; encoded by the exons atgcgTTCGATCATTTTCACATTGATCCTTTTaaactgtaattttttcatCGCGCAAAGTTTCGACAACAATCGTATACAG GAGCAACACCGAAAGATGAAGCGAATGTTGCCGCGTTTGTACGCACAGTACTCAGAGGATTCCGGTGGCGAGCAAGAGGGCGGTGCAAACCGATCGGAAGGTGAGTGCAAGCAAAGCCCCATGATGGCAGGAAATGCGAAACAAAAGGCCACAAGCATCGCACAGAAAGCAGCTCAAGAGGCTAAAGCCGCGTCTGAAGCCCAGCAGGCGGCTGGCGAGGCCGCTGCACTTCAAGTGAAGGGACAACTAGCTGAGAAGGCTATGCAAGCTGCCAAAGCGGCCGAGGCTGCGCTCGCAGGCAAACAACAAATCGTACAGCAGTTGCAGCAGGAAGTGCGCGAAGCCGAGGCTGTCGTACAAGAAGAGAGTAGCTCACTACAGAATGCACAGCAGAATGTCAATGCTGCCGTCAGCTCGGCGCAGCAAGCACAATCGCAACTAAAAACGCTCACGAAGGCGGTGCAGACAGCGCAAGCGAACGTCGGCAACGCCGAACAGGCTGCGACTGGTGCACAGCAGGAGTTCGCCGAGAAGACGCAGCTGGTGGAGGCAGCTAAAATGCGTGTCGAACAGCTGTTGCGGCAATTGAGCTCCGCCCGACAGGATTTCAATAAGACAAAGGATGCGGCCATGAAAGCGGCTGCCGCTGCGCACGAGGCTAAGGTGAATGCATCACCGACTGGTCGTTGCCGTCGTATGATGCGTGTGCCTCGTAAGCGTCGGCTTGCCGTACCGCCGCAAACGAAGCAGTGA
- the LOC106614338 gene encoding POU domain, class 6, transcription factor 2 isoform X1, whose amino-acid sequence MSRLYIATTVLLLLVPSVLSASTFFAVRSRKVKRTGSYLNVPPPLPPHSQSQSHSQSQSQPYPPPPPQPQPQPSPATAASHRVEHEPYPYEDINEHDYHSQSEIEHYETDFKPTQTLSHSNVHSAPTSSKFLNDNGLRSIAKGSADQANSAVASQNAAGKQAAYVAKSTLAQAAAQAAGTAVAVLKGKEVLLRRLEDQNVDEHKNLEGELSQLQQAKRSAKTAQYAAQQAINHVSVLTATLNNAQSAAELTQRAASEAAAELASQIDMVSQAKSKLEQIESQLYTARLDYEETKEAAEKATSSAQEAQINANDAAVHANVELSESVSVDTHDKSDYNVGTVLAVDSVHHGAAGGTQVLAHKKK is encoded by the exons ATGTCACGCCTTTATATTGCTACCACCGTGCTACTGCTACTCG TTCCCTCGGTATTGTCAGCGAGCACATTTTTCGCCGTTAGGTCACGCAAAGTAAAGCGCACAGGAAGCTATTTAAATGTACCACCTCCACTGCCACCACACTCTCAATCTCAATCACACtctcaatctcaatctcaacCTTATCCGCCACCTCCACCTCAACCACAGCCACAACCATCTCCGGCTACTGCTGCGTCCCATCGGGTGGAACACGAACCATATCCATACGAAGACATTAACGAGCATGATTATCACTCTCAGTCAGAAATAGAGCACTACGAAACCGATTTTAAGCCCACACAAACACTTTCACACTCCAATGTGCACAGTGCCCCCACCTCTTCGAAATTTCTCAATGACAATGGTCTGCGTAGTATTGCCAAAGGTTCCGCCGATCAGGCAAACTCCGCAGTTGCTAGCCAAAATGCTGCCGGCAAACAAGCCGCCTACGTGGCGAAGAGTACGCTAGCACAGGCGGCCGCACAAGCTGCTGGTACCGCAGTGGCTGTGCTAAAAGGTAAGGAGGTACTTCTACGACGACTCGAAGATCAAAATGTAGACGAACACAAAAACTTGGAAGGGGAATTGTCGCAACTGCAACAGGCGAAACGTTCCGCCAAGACGGCACAATATGCCGCACAACAGGCCATTAATCACGTCTCGGTGCTAACGGCGACGCTTAACAATGCACAATCTGCCGCAGAGCTAACACAGAGGGCAGCTTCTGAGGCAGCTGCCGAATTGGCTTCACAAATCGATATGGTGTCACAGGCTAAATCGAAGTTGGAACAAATAGAATCGCAACTCTACACGGCGCGTTTGGATTACGAGGAGACCAAGGAGGCGGCAGAAAAGGCCACATCGTCAGCGCAAGAAGCGCAAATCAACGCTAACGATGCCGCAGTTCATGCGAACGTGGAGCTCAGCGAATCGGTGAGTGTGGATACGCATGATAAGAGCGACTACAATGTGGGCACGGTGCTTGCTGTGGACTCCGTGCATCATGGCGCCGCTGGAGGGACGCAAGTACTTGCACATAAGAAGAAATAA
- the LOC106614338 gene encoding POU domain, class 6, transcription factor 2 isoform X2, producing MSRLYIATTVLLLLASTFFAVRSRKVKRTGSYLNVPPPLPPHSQSQSHSQSQSQPYPPPPPQPQPQPSPATAASHRVEHEPYPYEDINEHDYHSQSEIEHYETDFKPTQTLSHSNVHSAPTSSKFLNDNGLRSIAKGSADQANSAVASQNAAGKQAAYVAKSTLAQAAAQAAGTAVAVLKGKEVLLRRLEDQNVDEHKNLEGELSQLQQAKRSAKTAQYAAQQAINHVSVLTATLNNAQSAAELTQRAASEAAAELASQIDMVSQAKSKLEQIESQLYTARLDYEETKEAAEKATSSAQEAQINANDAAVHANVELSESVSVDTHDKSDYNVGTVLAVDSVHHGAAGGTQVLAHKKK from the exons ATGTCACGCCTTTATATTGCTACCACCGTGCTACTGCTACTCG CGAGCACATTTTTCGCCGTTAGGTCACGCAAAGTAAAGCGCACAGGAAGCTATTTAAATGTACCACCTCCACTGCCACCACACTCTCAATCTCAATCACACtctcaatctcaatctcaacCTTATCCGCCACCTCCACCTCAACCACAGCCACAACCATCTCCGGCTACTGCTGCGTCCCATCGGGTGGAACACGAACCATATCCATACGAAGACATTAACGAGCATGATTATCACTCTCAGTCAGAAATAGAGCACTACGAAACCGATTTTAAGCCCACACAAACACTTTCACACTCCAATGTGCACAGTGCCCCCACCTCTTCGAAATTTCTCAATGACAATGGTCTGCGTAGTATTGCCAAAGGTTCCGCCGATCAGGCAAACTCCGCAGTTGCTAGCCAAAATGCTGCCGGCAAACAAGCCGCCTACGTGGCGAAGAGTACGCTAGCACAGGCGGCCGCACAAGCTGCTGGTACCGCAGTGGCTGTGCTAAAAGGTAAGGAGGTACTTCTACGACGACTCGAAGATCAAAATGTAGACGAACACAAAAACTTGGAAGGGGAATTGTCGCAACTGCAACAGGCGAAACGTTCCGCCAAGACGGCACAATATGCCGCACAACAGGCCATTAATCACGTCTCGGTGCTAACGGCGACGCTTAACAATGCACAATCTGCCGCAGAGCTAACACAGAGGGCAGCTTCTGAGGCAGCTGCCGAATTGGCTTCACAAATCGATATGGTGTCACAGGCTAAATCGAAGTTGGAACAAATAGAATCGCAACTCTACACGGCGCGTTTGGATTACGAGGAGACCAAGGAGGCGGCAGAAAAGGCCACATCGTCAGCGCAAGAAGCGCAAATCAACGCTAACGATGCCGCAGTTCATGCGAACGTGGAGCTCAGCGAATCGGTGAGTGTGGATACGCATGATAAGAGCGACTACAATGTGGGCACGGTGCTTGCTGTGGACTCCGTGCATCATGGCGCCGCTGGAGGGACGCAAGTACTTGCACATAAGAAGAAATAA
- the mtg gene encoding uncharacterized protein mtg isoform X3, which translates to MPVTQQPPVQHPIPEKRIGARASANYNVAYRENLKRQIAPTQLMTEARPLPLGVPAFRPIPKTATVPIAQIAQRRTNIAVDSPNPRVRHNNKLVESYSDPITSNRTFHVANPSVSQPLAVPAFQAMPNSVARLAAVTKSLTNAEERIMHGHPNYLQFEEPKFDLKDVTVEELASAANVSVDTIKHAIYVREQQMKAEHRAMLAAKLRQEFVRTSTTARTTTTTTPAPLAVPAMKAPVMNWAQPQNELENVAFESKMSKVMNAPREYYPVGYDKNFDDNFKSKVDLPPTSFSCGKQKHFPGLYADTDLGCMVFHVCALTDDGLVRKSFLCPESTLFDQTILKCNWWFYVDCSASKSVYDSNIPISKSYQLMKSLTYFSKYSQNADNESGNGGLDIQTLKDSMAEEENVRAGRVDSDDIRVSNKARSFAIQVEDTTTTAAEKAQSDAISPTLETRRVELNNEITTMTSDLPEITTAVDVITPQPVYDHLAELKAKLDSIKAANSQTTTQETNEA; encoded by the exons ATGCCTGTTACACAACAGCCG CCAGTACAGCATCCCATACCCGAGAAGCGCATTGGCGCGCGTGCCTCTGCTAATTACAACGTCGCTTACAGAGAAAATCTTAAACGTCAGATAGCGCCTACACAACTAATGACAGAAGCAAGGCCTTTACCGTTAGGTGTACCAGCATTCCGACCCATACCGAAAACAGCAACTGTGCCCATAGCGCAAATTGCTCAACGACGTACGAATATCGCAGTGGACTCACCAAATCCCCGAGTACGTCACAACAACAAGTTGGTGGAGAGTTACTCCGATCCAATA ACTTCCAATCGTACTTTTCACGTCGCGAATCCTTCTGTCTCGCAACCGCTTGCTGTACCCGCCTTCCAGGCAATGCCTAATTCGGTCGCACGTCTCGCTGCCGTTACAAAGTCCCTCACCAACGCAGAGGAACGGATTATGCATGGACACCCAAATTATTTGCAGTTCGAAGAACCGAAGTTCGATTTGAAGGATGTGACGGTGGAGGAACTAGCTTCGGCGGCCAATGTCAGCGTGGACACAATCAAGCATGCAATTTACGTACGCGAACAACAAATGAAAGCCGAGCACCGTGCTATGTTGGCGGCCAAGTTGCGTCAAGAATTTGTACGTACCTCGACGACAGCACGTACCACGACAACGACAACGCCAGCACCGTTAGCAGTACCAGCGATGAAAGCACCGGTGATGAATTGGGCGCAACCGCAGAACGAACTTGAGAATGTGGCTTTCGAGAGTAAGATGTCGAAG GTCATGAATGCACCACGCGAATACTATCCAGTTGGTTATGACAAGAACTTCGATGATAACTTTAAATCGAAAGTTGATCTGCCACCGACGAGTTTCTCATGCGGGAAACAGAAGCATTTCCCAGGACTGTATGCCGATACGGATCTTGGTTGCATG GTGTTCCATGTTTGTGCGCTTACCGATGATGGGCTCGTACGCAAATCATTTCTCTGTCCAGAGAGCACACTCTTCGATCAAACAATCTTGAAATGCAACTGGTGGTTCTATGTGGACTGCAGTGCCAGCAAAAGTGTCTATGATTCCAATATACCGATCTCTAAAAGTTATCAGCTCATGAAATCGCTCACTTACTTCTCCAAATACAGCCAAAATGCTGACAATGAAAGCGGTAATGGCGGTTTGGACATACAAACACTCAAAGATTCCATGGCTGAGGAAGAGAATGTTAGAGCAGGACGCGTGGACAGCGATGATATACGTGTGTCGAACAAAGCGCGCAGTTTTGCTATACAAGTTGAAGATACAACCACTACAGCGGCGGAGAAAGCGCAAAGCGATGCTATAAGCCCTACTTTGGAGACACGTAGAGTCGAATTAAACAACGAAATAACAACGATGACAAGTGACTTGCCAGAGATCACCACCGCAGTGGATGTAATCACACCGCAACCTGTTTACGATCATCTGGCTGAGCTGAAGGCGAAGTTGGACAGCATCAAGGCGGCAAATAGTCAGACTACAACACAAGAAACGAATGAAGCTTGA
- the mtg gene encoding uncharacterized protein mtg isoform X1, whose amino-acid sequence MNFFVIGFLIMQAARLACGTCVFESEFGFILNCNFKKSGLFRVRNLGGLKAHFGLGFSLGDELGFAESLGNVEGEPERRRAISYKNGPPPSAAGVMPVTQQPPVQHPIPEKRIGARASANYNVAYRENLKRQIAPTQLMTEARPLPLGVPAFRPIPKTATVPIAQIAQRRTNIAVDSPNPRVRHNNKLVESYSDPITSNRTFHVANPSVSQPLAVPAFQAMPNSVARLAAVTKSLTNAEERIMHGHPNYLQFEEPKFDLKDVTVEELASAANVSVDTIKHAIYVREQQMKAEHRAMLAAKLRQEFVRTSTTARTTTTTTPAPLAVPAMKAPVMNWAQPQNELENVAFESKMSKVMNAPREYYPVGYDKNFDDNFKSKVDLPPTSFSCGKQKHFPGLYADTDLGCMVFHVCALTDDGLVRKSFLCPESTLFDQTILKCNWWFYVDCSASKSVYDSNIPISKSYQLMKSLTYFSKYSQNADNESGNGGLDIQTLKDSMAEEENVRAGRVDSDDIRVSNKARSFAIQVEDTTTTAAEKAQSDAISPTLETRRVELNNEITTMTSDLPEITTAVDVITPQPVYDHLAELKAKLDSIKAANSQTTTQETNEA is encoded by the exons GATTGGCTTGCGGGACATGCGTTTTTGAATCTGAATTTGGTTTCATACTCAATTGTAACTTCAAAAAGTCTGGACTATTTCGTGTAAGGAATTTGGGCGGCCTAAAAGCACATTTTGGTTTAg gttTCAGTTTAGGCGATGAACTAGGCTTCGCTGAATCGCTCGGCAATGTTGAGGGTGAACCGGAGCGACGACGCGCCATTAGCTATAAAAATGGGCCACCACCAAGCGCTGCAGGTGTAATGCCTGTTACACAACAGCCG CCAGTACAGCATCCCATACCCGAGAAGCGCATTGGCGCGCGTGCCTCTGCTAATTACAACGTCGCTTACAGAGAAAATCTTAAACGTCAGATAGCGCCTACACAACTAATGACAGAAGCAAGGCCTTTACCGTTAGGTGTACCAGCATTCCGACCCATACCGAAAACAGCAACTGTGCCCATAGCGCAAATTGCTCAACGACGTACGAATATCGCAGTGGACTCACCAAATCCCCGAGTACGTCACAACAACAAGTTGGTGGAGAGTTACTCCGATCCAATA ACTTCCAATCGTACTTTTCACGTCGCGAATCCTTCTGTCTCGCAACCGCTTGCTGTACCCGCCTTCCAGGCAATGCCTAATTCGGTCGCACGTCTCGCTGCCGTTACAAAGTCCCTCACCAACGCAGAGGAACGGATTATGCATGGACACCCAAATTATTTGCAGTTCGAAGAACCGAAGTTCGATTTGAAGGATGTGACGGTGGAGGAACTAGCTTCGGCGGCCAATGTCAGCGTGGACACAATCAAGCATGCAATTTACGTACGCGAACAACAAATGAAAGCCGAGCACCGTGCTATGTTGGCGGCCAAGTTGCGTCAAGAATTTGTACGTACCTCGACGACAGCACGTACCACGACAACGACAACGCCAGCACCGTTAGCAGTACCAGCGATGAAAGCACCGGTGATGAATTGGGCGCAACCGCAGAACGAACTTGAGAATGTGGCTTTCGAGAGTAAGATGTCGAAG GTCATGAATGCACCACGCGAATACTATCCAGTTGGTTATGACAAGAACTTCGATGATAACTTTAAATCGAAAGTTGATCTGCCACCGACGAGTTTCTCATGCGGGAAACAGAAGCATTTCCCAGGACTGTATGCCGATACGGATCTTGGTTGCATG GTGTTCCATGTTTGTGCGCTTACCGATGATGGGCTCGTACGCAAATCATTTCTCTGTCCAGAGAGCACACTCTTCGATCAAACAATCTTGAAATGCAACTGGTGGTTCTATGTGGACTGCAGTGCCAGCAAAAGTGTCTATGATTCCAATATACCGATCTCTAAAAGTTATCAGCTCATGAAATCGCTCACTTACTTCTCCAAATACAGCCAAAATGCTGACAATGAAAGCGGTAATGGCGGTTTGGACATACAAACACTCAAAGATTCCATGGCTGAGGAAGAGAATGTTAGAGCAGGACGCGTGGACAGCGATGATATACGTGTGTCGAACAAAGCGCGCAGTTTTGCTATACAAGTTGAAGATACAACCACTACAGCGGCGGAGAAAGCGCAAAGCGATGCTATAAGCCCTACTTTGGAGACACGTAGAGTCGAATTAAACAACGAAATAACAACGATGACAAGTGACTTGCCAGAGATCACCACCGCAGTGGATGTAATCACACCGCAACCTGTTTACGATCATCTGGCTGAGCTGAAGGCGAAGTTGGACAGCATCAAGGCGGCAAATAGTCAGACTACAACACAAGAAACGAATGAAGCTTGA
- the mtg gene encoding uncharacterized protein mtg isoform X2 has product MNFFVIGFLIMQAASFSLGDELGFAESLGNVEGEPERRRAISYKNGPPPSAAGVMPVTQQPPVQHPIPEKRIGARASANYNVAYRENLKRQIAPTQLMTEARPLPLGVPAFRPIPKTATVPIAQIAQRRTNIAVDSPNPRVRHNNKLVESYSDPITSNRTFHVANPSVSQPLAVPAFQAMPNSVARLAAVTKSLTNAEERIMHGHPNYLQFEEPKFDLKDVTVEELASAANVSVDTIKHAIYVREQQMKAEHRAMLAAKLRQEFVRTSTTARTTTTTTPAPLAVPAMKAPVMNWAQPQNELENVAFESKMSKVMNAPREYYPVGYDKNFDDNFKSKVDLPPTSFSCGKQKHFPGLYADTDLGCMVFHVCALTDDGLVRKSFLCPESTLFDQTILKCNWWFYVDCSASKSVYDSNIPISKSYQLMKSLTYFSKYSQNADNESGNGGLDIQTLKDSMAEEENVRAGRVDSDDIRVSNKARSFAIQVEDTTTTAAEKAQSDAISPTLETRRVELNNEITTMTSDLPEITTAVDVITPQPVYDHLAELKAKLDSIKAANSQTTTQETNEA; this is encoded by the exons gttTCAGTTTAGGCGATGAACTAGGCTTCGCTGAATCGCTCGGCAATGTTGAGGGTGAACCGGAGCGACGACGCGCCATTAGCTATAAAAATGGGCCACCACCAAGCGCTGCAGGTGTAATGCCTGTTACACAACAGCCG CCAGTACAGCATCCCATACCCGAGAAGCGCATTGGCGCGCGTGCCTCTGCTAATTACAACGTCGCTTACAGAGAAAATCTTAAACGTCAGATAGCGCCTACACAACTAATGACAGAAGCAAGGCCTTTACCGTTAGGTGTACCAGCATTCCGACCCATACCGAAAACAGCAACTGTGCCCATAGCGCAAATTGCTCAACGACGTACGAATATCGCAGTGGACTCACCAAATCCCCGAGTACGTCACAACAACAAGTTGGTGGAGAGTTACTCCGATCCAATA ACTTCCAATCGTACTTTTCACGTCGCGAATCCTTCTGTCTCGCAACCGCTTGCTGTACCCGCCTTCCAGGCAATGCCTAATTCGGTCGCACGTCTCGCTGCCGTTACAAAGTCCCTCACCAACGCAGAGGAACGGATTATGCATGGACACCCAAATTATTTGCAGTTCGAAGAACCGAAGTTCGATTTGAAGGATGTGACGGTGGAGGAACTAGCTTCGGCGGCCAATGTCAGCGTGGACACAATCAAGCATGCAATTTACGTACGCGAACAACAAATGAAAGCCGAGCACCGTGCTATGTTGGCGGCCAAGTTGCGTCAAGAATTTGTACGTACCTCGACGACAGCACGTACCACGACAACGACAACGCCAGCACCGTTAGCAGTACCAGCGATGAAAGCACCGGTGATGAATTGGGCGCAACCGCAGAACGAACTTGAGAATGTGGCTTTCGAGAGTAAGATGTCGAAG GTCATGAATGCACCACGCGAATACTATCCAGTTGGTTATGACAAGAACTTCGATGATAACTTTAAATCGAAAGTTGATCTGCCACCGACGAGTTTCTCATGCGGGAAACAGAAGCATTTCCCAGGACTGTATGCCGATACGGATCTTGGTTGCATG GTGTTCCATGTTTGTGCGCTTACCGATGATGGGCTCGTACGCAAATCATTTCTCTGTCCAGAGAGCACACTCTTCGATCAAACAATCTTGAAATGCAACTGGTGGTTCTATGTGGACTGCAGTGCCAGCAAAAGTGTCTATGATTCCAATATACCGATCTCTAAAAGTTATCAGCTCATGAAATCGCTCACTTACTTCTCCAAATACAGCCAAAATGCTGACAATGAAAGCGGTAATGGCGGTTTGGACATACAAACACTCAAAGATTCCATGGCTGAGGAAGAGAATGTTAGAGCAGGACGCGTGGACAGCGATGATATACGTGTGTCGAACAAAGCGCGCAGTTTTGCTATACAAGTTGAAGATACAACCACTACAGCGGCGGAGAAAGCGCAAAGCGATGCTATAAGCCCTACTTTGGAGACACGTAGAGTCGAATTAAACAACGAAATAACAACGATGACAAGTGACTTGCCAGAGATCACCACCGCAGTGGATGTAATCACACCGCAACCTGTTTACGATCATCTGGCTGAGCTGAAGGCGAAGTTGGACAGCATCAAGGCGGCAAATAGTCAGACTACAACACAAGAAACGAATGAAGCTTGA